The Salegentibacter mishustinae genome includes a window with the following:
- a CDS encoding serine hydrolase, protein MKFLPAVFFIFFGFLANAQNSTKELQNKIASIFEENQGEFAIAFKNISEEKDSILINAHENFHAASTMKTPVMIEVFKQASEGKFSLQDSLVIKNEFKSILDGSSYSMELGRDSGEHLYEQIGQKRSIEDLVTDMIIYSSNLATNIIIELVDAKNVNQTMREMGAMDINVLRGVEDMKAYEAGLSNSTTAYDLMLIFEALAKGKAVNAEADKEMLHILQQQKHTDLIPALLPENLKIANKTGWITGVHHDSALIELPDGKKYVLVLLSKNMKDMEAGTKMLSEVSKLIYDHVNNN, encoded by the coding sequence ATGAAGTTTCTCCCAGCTGTCTTTTTTATATTTTTTGGTTTCCTAGCCAATGCACAAAATTCTACAAAAGAGCTTCAAAATAAAATAGCTTCTATTTTTGAAGAAAATCAGGGAGAATTCGCTATTGCTTTTAAGAATATTTCCGAAGAAAAAGATAGTATTTTAATAAATGCTCACGAAAATTTCCACGCTGCAAGTACAATGAAAACCCCGGTAATGATCGAGGTTTTTAAACAAGCTTCTGAAGGAAAATTTTCGCTTCAGGATTCCCTGGTAATAAAGAATGAATTTAAAAGTATTTTAGACGGAAGTTCTTATTCTATGGAACTTGGTCGGGATAGCGGGGAACATCTCTACGAACAAATAGGTCAAAAAAGAAGTATTGAAGACCTGGTAACCGATATGATTATTTACAGCAGCAACCTGGCTACCAATATCATCATTGAGCTGGTTGATGCTAAAAATGTAAATCAAACCATGCGCGAAATGGGCGCAATGGATATCAATGTACTTCGCGGTGTTGAAGATATGAAAGCTTATGAAGCTGGTTTGAGCAACTCCACTACTGCTTATGATCTGATGTTAATTTTTGAAGCTCTTGCCAAAGGAAAAGCAGTAAATGCCGAAGCAGATAAGGAAATGCTCCACATCTTACAGCAACAAAAACACACCGATCTTATTCCTGCTTTACTTCCAGAAAATTTAAAAATTGCTAATAAAACCGGCTGGATAACGGGTGTACACCACGATTCAGCTCTAATTGAATTACCCGATGGCAAGAAATATGTTTTGGTGCTGCTTTCAAAAAATATGAAAGATATGGAGGCGGGCACCAAAATGTTATCAGAAGTTTCTAAGCTAATCTACGATCACGTAAACAATAACTAA
- the deoD gene encoding purine-nucleoside phosphorylase, translating into MSVHIQAQKGEIAENVLLPGDPLRAKWIAENFLEDAVCYNKVRGMLGYTGTYKGNKVSVQATGMGIPSALIYATELITEFGAKKLIRVGSAGSYQKDLKVNDVVLAMAASSNSGFNKAKFQHADFAPTVDFELFMNAVKFAKTNDIPFRAGNVLSSDIFYEENDLGYKKWADYGVLCVEMETAGLYTVAAKYNVQALSVLTVSDSLVTGEHLPAKEREQSFSRMVEIALGSI; encoded by the coding sequence ATGAGTGTACATATACAAGCACAAAAAGGTGAAATCGCAGAAAATGTTTTACTTCCGGGTGATCCCTTAAGAGCAAAATGGATTGCCGAAAACTTCCTGGAAGATGCTGTTTGTTATAATAAAGTTCGCGGAATGCTTGGCTATACCGGAACATATAAAGGCAACAAGGTTTCTGTACAGGCCACAGGTATGGGGATTCCTTCGGCCTTGATCTATGCTACAGAATTAATTACAGAATTCGGAGCTAAAAAGCTTATTCGAGTTGGTTCTGCGGGTTCCTATCAAAAAGATTTAAAAGTTAACGATGTGGTTCTGGCTATGGCTGCATCTTCAAATTCAGGCTTTAATAAAGCCAAATTTCAACACGCCGACTTCGCTCCTACCGTAGATTTCGAATTATTTATGAATGCGGTAAAATTTGCCAAAACTAACGATATTCCGTTCAGAGCAGGTAATGTGCTTTCGTCCGATATATTTTACGAGGAAAACGATCTCGGTTATAAAAAATGGGCCGATTATGGGGTGTTGTGTGTAGAAATGGAAACCGCAGGACTCTATACGGTTGCTGCCAAATATAACGTACAGGCACTTTCTGTACTTACAGTTTCAGATTCTTTGGTTACCGGTGAACACTTACCTGCAAAAGAAAGGGAACAAAGTTTTAGCCGAATGGTAGAAATAGCATTAGGCAGTATTTAA
- the deoC gene encoding deoxyribose-phosphate aldolase, with product MQLNQFIDHTLLKPTATPEDIESLCKEAIAHQFIAVCIPPSYLKHAKSVLKDSNVKLATVIGFPLGAMTTEAKVFEAKDALANGADEIDMVINIGMLKGGEANYVENEIAEIKKAIGSKILKVIIETCYLTDAEKEAACEAALNANADFVKTSTGFGTGGATFEDVDLMKRIAGDKMQIKASGGIKDRETAIKYLELGVSRLGTSSGIKLVTSEEN from the coding sequence ATGCAACTCAACCAATTTATAGATCACACCTTATTAAAACCTACGGCAACACCTGAAGATATTGAAAGCTTATGCAAGGAGGCGATAGCGCACCAGTTTATTGCCGTTTGTATTCCTCCTTCTTATTTAAAGCACGCTAAATCGGTTTTAAAAGACTCTAATGTAAAATTAGCAACGGTAATAGGTTTCCCTTTAGGAGCTATGACCACAGAAGCTAAAGTTTTTGAGGCCAAAGATGCCCTTGCAAATGGTGCCGATGAAATTGATATGGTAATTAATATTGGGATGCTAAAAGGTGGTGAGGCCAATTACGTAGAAAATGAAATTGCTGAAATTAAAAAGGCCATAGGCTCTAAAATTCTTAAAGTGATTATTGAAACCTGCTATTTAACCGATGCTGAAAAAGAAGCTGCCTGTGAAGCTGCTCTAAATGCAAATGCCGATTTCGTAAAAACTTCTACTGGTTTTGGAACTGGCGGCGCTACATTTGAGGATGTAGACCTTATGAAAAGAATTGCAGGAGATAAAATGCAAATTAAAGCTTCAGGCGGAATTAAAGATCGAGAAACCGCTATCAAATATCTAGAATTAGGAGTTTCAAGACTGGGAACTTCCTCGGGTATAAAATTAGTAACTTCAGAAGAAAACTAG
- a CDS encoding TonB-dependent receptor, producing the protein MRKYLLLFLLIYFPFTYAQTADPEISISFQNKELPDILVEIEAKTDYQFFFDEDWFGLTKFSGEYSQTKVTEVLEDLLEETNINYFVKGQRIILTSGSIIYDRLPEGFLKTQEETAVAEEENQSTDPVFYNDNEEQAEVVETVLIGKENRQSNRSTYKLSGRVVSEKGEPISGLNILIPNQDKGTVTDINGNYEIRLPKGINIFETQALGVDKVKKRLVVYNDGVLNLQLKESFEELGEVLVEANARDNVRTALTGVERIDVAEIKNIPLVLGERDILKVATTLPGISTAGEGASGYNVRGGKTDQNLILLDEGVIYNPAHFFGIFSGLNPFTTGDVSIYKGSIPAEYGGRLSSVFDLNTKTGNKEEFTGEVSIGPVTGNLSLEIPIVEDKSSLIVGGRGTYSDWILNLLEDESLEGSQASFYDVVAKYNHKFDISDELNVSGYYSSDVFSITSDSLFSYTNRMFSLSYNKYFNEKHQGELVLTNSNYDFNLDYASDFDNDFESGYTINESEVKLKMKYFHSKAHTFNYGISGKYYMVSPGEINPGSPESLIEQVSIPEERALETAVYIEDSFEVTEKLLINAGLRYSFYTAFGPAQLNTYEEGLPRNDNTATGVENYDSGEVIETYGGPEVRVSGRYFITPTFSTKVSYNNTYQYIHTLSNNTTAAPTDTYKLSDSYIKPQRANQFGLGFFKNFDENIYELSLEGYYKTSDNLLDYKIGADLFLNENIETEVLQGEGEAYGVEFLVRKNKGRLNGYLGYTYSRSFIKLAGDFQEETVNNGEFFPTNFDKPHDFSSVLNYKLTQRFSFSANFVYQTGRPVTYPIGKYNFNNSEYVLYSDRNQFRIPDYYRLDLSFNVEGNHKIEKFAHSFWNISVYNVLGRNNPYSVFFVTDSGEVKAYQSSIFSIPIPTITYNFRF; encoded by the coding sequence ATGAGAAAATATTTACTCCTTTTTTTACTTATATATTTCCCTTTCACTTACGCACAAACAGCCGATCCAGAAATATCTATAAGTTTTCAAAATAAAGAATTACCTGATATTTTAGTTGAAATTGAAGCAAAAACCGATTATCAATTCTTTTTTGATGAAGACTGGTTTGGCCTCACTAAATTTTCTGGCGAATATTCACAAACCAAAGTAACAGAAGTACTGGAAGACTTATTGGAAGAAACCAATATCAATTATTTTGTTAAAGGACAGCGTATTATTCTAACTAGCGGTAGTATAATTTATGACCGGTTACCTGAAGGCTTTCTAAAAACTCAGGAAGAAACTGCAGTTGCAGAAGAAGAAAATCAAAGTACTGATCCTGTTTTTTATAATGATAATGAGGAGCAGGCTGAAGTAGTGGAAACCGTTTTAATAGGAAAGGAAAATAGACAGTCTAACAGAAGTACTTATAAGCTTAGCGGCCGGGTAGTTTCCGAGAAGGGAGAACCTATATCTGGTTTAAATATTTTGATCCCTAATCAGGATAAAGGAACGGTTACAGATATTAATGGGAATTATGAAATTAGGCTTCCCAAAGGAATAAACATTTTTGAAACACAGGCACTTGGGGTTGATAAAGTTAAGAAGCGTCTCGTAGTATATAATGACGGGGTTTTAAATCTACAACTAAAAGAAAGTTTTGAAGAATTGGGGGAAGTTTTGGTTGAAGCCAACGCCAGGGATAATGTTAGAACTGCCCTTACCGGGGTAGAAAGAATAGACGTAGCCGAAATTAAGAATATTCCACTGGTTTTGGGTGAACGCGATATTTTAAAAGTAGCCACTACCTTACCTGGAATTTCCACGGCCGGCGAGGGCGCAAGCGGTTATAATGTAAGAGGTGGAAAAACCGACCAGAATTTAATTCTGCTTGATGAAGGTGTAATTTATAATCCTGCCCATTTCTTCGGAATATTTTCAGGGCTAAACCCTTTCACTACGGGAGATGTGAGTATTTATAAAGGAAGTATTCCAGCGGAATATGGAGGGAGATTATCTTCGGTCTTTGACCTTAATACTAAAACTGGAAATAAAGAAGAATTTACCGGCGAAGTTTCTATAGGGCCGGTTACCGGGAACCTAAGTTTGGAAATCCCAATTGTTGAAGATAAATCGAGCTTAATTGTAGGTGGCCGTGGTACTTATTCAGATTGGATATTAAACCTTCTAGAAGATGAATCTTTAGAAGGCAGCCAGGCTTCATTTTATGATGTTGTGGCTAAATACAACCACAAATTTGATATTAGCGACGAGTTAAACGTTAGCGGATATTATAGTAGTGATGTTTTTAGTATCACTTCAGACTCTTTATTTAGTTACACCAACAGGATGTTTTCGCTTTCCTATAATAAGTATTTTAATGAAAAACATCAGGGGGAGCTGGTACTAACCAATAGTAATTACGATTTCAATTTAGATTATGCTAGTGATTTCGATAATGATTTTGAATCGGGATACACCATCAATGAATCTGAAGTGAAATTAAAAATGAAATACTTTCATAGCAAGGCACATACTTTTAACTATGGAATAAGCGGAAAATATTATATGGTTTCTCCCGGCGAGATTAATCCCGGAAGTCCCGAATCTCTTATTGAACAAGTTAGTATACCCGAGGAAAGGGCTTTAGAAACCGCTGTTTATATTGAAGATAGTTTTGAAGTAACCGAAAAGCTATTGATTAATGCAGGTTTACGATATTCCTTTTATACCGCCTTTGGGCCAGCTCAGCTAAACACCTACGAAGAAGGTTTGCCAAGAAATGATAATACCGCAACAGGTGTAGAAAACTATGATAGTGGAGAAGTAATAGAAACTTATGGCGGTCCTGAAGTTAGGGTTTCTGGTAGGTATTTTATTACACCAACATTTTCAACTAAAGTGAGTTACAACAATACTTATCAATACATTCATACCTTATCTAACAATACTACAGCCGCTCCAACCGATACTTATAAACTTTCAGATTCTTATATAAAACCTCAGAGAGCCAATCAATTTGGTTTAGGATTCTTTAAGAATTTTGACGAGAATATTTACGAACTTAGTTTAGAAGGCTATTATAAAACTTCAGATAATCTCTTAGATTATAAGATTGGTGCCGACTTATTCTTGAATGAAAATATTGAAACCGAAGTTTTACAGGGTGAGGGAGAAGCTTACGGAGTTGAATTCCTGGTTAGAAAAAACAAAGGAAGGTTAAATGGATATTTAGGCTATACATATTCCAGGTCTTTTATAAAGTTAGCAGGAGATTTCCAGGAAGAAACAGTTAACAACGGCGAATTTTTTCCTACAAACTTTGATAAACCACACGATTTTAGTTCTGTATTAAATTATAAGCTTACGCAACGTTTTAGTTTTTCAGCTAATTTTGTGTACCAAACCGGGAGACCGGTAACCTATCCAATTGGGAAATATAATTTTAACAATTCTGAATATGTATTGTATAGTGACAGGAACCAGTTCAGGATTCCAGACTATTATCGATTGGATTTGAGTTTTAATGTGGAAGGGAACCATAAGATTGAAAAATTTGCGCATAGTTTCTGGAATATTTCGGTCTATAATGTGCTAGGGAGAAACAACCCCTACTCAGTATTTTTCGTAACCGATAGTGGAGAAGTGAAGGCTTATCAAAGTTCAATTTTCTCTATTCCAATTCCTACAATCACCTATAATTTTAGATTTTAA